CAAACCGTACCCTTACGATCTGTGCCCTTTTCCGTATGTAAATAATACttcaattaaaaccaaaacattaaataaaacaagaaatccaCAAAATTAATTAGACAGGTTGTTGAATATGACAGTTTCTCTGTGACTCTTCAGTGAGCCCAAATTGTACCTCTACCTGGTGAACCAAGAAAGTCTGAGGCAAGGGGCCCCCAAATTCTCCCAGCAAGTCCAGCCTTGCTATCCAACTCATTCTTTGGTGAATTAGCTGTTTTAAATGTCAAGTTAAAAAATTGCATAACACGGCCTCCGATCAAAACCTGAGAAATGAAcaggtacagccactttggaaaacagtgtggcgtttcctcaaaaaagtaaaaacagagctaccctatgacccagcaattgcactcctgggtatttaccccaaagacacagatgtagtgaaaagaagggccatatgcaccccaatgttcatagcagcaatgtccgcaatagccaaactgtggaaagagtcgagatgcccttcaacagacgaatggataaagaagatgtggtccatatatacagtggaatattactcagccatcagaaaagatgaatacccaacttttacatcaacatggatgggattggaggagattatgctaagtgaaataagtcaagcagagaaagtcaattatcatatggtttcacttatttgtggaacataaggaatagcatggaggacattaagagaaagaagggaaaatgaaggggttgAAATCGGagcaggagatgaaccatgagagactatggactctgagaaacaaacagggttttagagggaaggggggtaggggtatgggttagcccagtgataggtattaaggagggcacgtactgcatggagcactgggtgttatacgcaaacaatggatcgtggaacactacatcaaaaacgaatgatgtattgtatggtgactaacataacataataataaaaaaaaagaaatacgggAAAAACCCCCCTTCCAATGATGCCAGATCACTGCATCTTACTTCATAGTGAGCCCAAAATCGATCAGCAAACATTCACAGAACGCCTAGTGTGTACAAGTATCATGATGAATGTGCCAAAGACACAGGACCCAGAGCATAGAATCCTCTCCTCTTTAGCTTGACAGACAGGACGCGTACAAACCTCCCCCAGGTGATATATGTAATACCAGGTGTGCTGTGTGCTGAGGACGTGGGGCTTTCTAGCCCAACACACTGGAGTTTACTTACAAATTGAACAAACACACAATAAAACTGAAGTGCCTGCTGAAATTTAGGCTGGATTTACAGATAAAAATGGGCAACATTCTGGAGTGTTATTCAGCAGTACTTAGCTCTGAAACTTTTTGACATAAAATGACAGAATATGCAGAAAGCAGAGTatcctaaaaacaaaatctaaaacaatACTATAATTCTATTAAGTATAAATCCAGTAAGTGTGTTGATGTGGCTTAAAACTAACCATGAGATTGATCGAATGctgcattatttgttgaaaattctgtacattttaaaacagtttaacAGCCTATTTGAAAATCCCAGGACTCCAAAATCACAACAAAACGTTTTTTACACTTAACTATGAAAGAAGAGTAAAAcctataaaaggaaaattctatCTAATCGGGAgatttaaaatttgatatttaataaagatattaaGTGTTCCtggatatataaaattaaaccatgtaaaaattccattttcttcttcagagttacaatttttataaaattccaaCAAAAAATGTCAATGGTTCCAGAATGtatatagaaaattaataaataagaacatGAATGGCCGGACACTTTGAAAGTAACAGGGACAACCTAAAGTTTTTGagtcttacttaaaataaatcagaactaggggcgccggggtggctcagttggttaagcatccaactcttggtttcggctcaggtcatgacctcagggtcttgggattaaACCAGAGTcagagtcgggctccctgctcagtggggagtctacttctcctctccctctgccccccccagctcatggtctctctctctctctctctctctctctctcaaataaatacacaaataaatatcttcaaaaaataaatcagaaccaGAATAGAAacgaaaaaaacaaagaaagctgcACAGATTCAAACTGTAATTTTCTCAATTCCAAAAAAAGGACAGtaccaaacagacaaaaaaaaaaaaaatcaaggagttTCAGACAAACTTCTTGGTTATGGACACATTAATTTTGTAGTgctaaacaaaatacattttccttgCACAAAAGGATGGCATCTAAAACAACATTCAAGCCAGTTTCATGAATGAGGAATAGTAAATATGACCTGTCACTGAGGTTCTCCTCTTCAAGGCTTCCATCTCAGATCTATGAATgttatgagtgtgtgtgtagagagagatgTACTGTTTACTGCATATATATgttatctatacatatatatgataagtTCATATACATACCGTATCTGTGTATACTACATAGatatatgtactatataaaaGGTCTATAAGAATCTCAGGCAAACCATGATAATGACAATAGCAATTACATCTGGACTTTGGAAGCTGGGTAAATTTTGATTCACTTGATAGAATTTTTTGTTACTTTCCAAACTTTCTAACAGTTACAAATTATTTAGGGAAAATTTTTAATCAGCATATAACTTTTGGATGCCATAAAATCATAAATCTGTAAAAATTTGCAtattaggaaaatttaaaatataatagaggGTATTTTGGGGACGTGGGACTCCAGGAGTTAATTAATTTCTTACTCAATGTCCTTTCTTCTTAAATCTGCTATGAAGAGCCCATATCCTCTTTGTGATGGTAAAGTTAAGGTTTATTTGTAAAACTAATGTGCAGAGGCTGGGAAATACTAGCATAGAGGTTGAAGAAGATTAAGGCACTTTGACCCTACTGGATATTAAAGctcattatattataaaatacttaaaatattttatttaatacagataaatagaataataaatcaatgaaaaaaacagTCCAAAATAGATTCAACTATATATGAGAAACTTAATATAATACAATAAGCTTTCGAATGCAAACAAGTTAAAAAGAATCATCCAATAAATTTAGCTGAGATATCTAGCAgtaatttggaaggaaaaaataaaagaagaaaggggaagttAAAGCTAGTAGACAAGATCTACCAAATGAACGCCAGGAGGATTAAGGAGTTAAGTACCAAACTAAAACACTAAGTTATAAAAAAGTCAAAGTAGCGGCGAATAGAGTAGGCTATATAAGAGATTatgaacaaatacatttttagctTTAATGTATTAGAGACGATCAAAAGGAAAAGTTTATCACATTAAATACACAGATGTAAAATCTCTgtacaagttaaaaaaagaagcaaaatattgCGAAAATATTTACAGCAGAATTTTGATAGGCAGAATGTCTAATATAGTTTcttcaaaattacaaaaaaaattaggACAGATGAGGgaagttataaataaaaattagcagaACATAAAATTAGAAGTTATCCAAATATgcagaaagaaattaattctTATTTGCAAGCAAGCAACAAATTACATCTGAGATACTGTTTTACAACTACTAAATtagccaaaataaattttaaaagataaaactctGTAAGAATGTGGAGAACTTGTCCACTGCATTTCTGACTGCATACATTTATAACTCATTTTGAAAGCAACATGGCAAGAGGCAGCGAGGGTGGTAAAGATGTTCATCCTCTTTAGCTCTGATAGTCTATCTATAGAATTTATATGGAACATATAATTCCTCAGAAACAAGAGATCTGCACAAAAATTTTGGAAATGGTCACGTTAAATAACTGCATGATATAGCAAACTAATATGGAATTACTTAGAAACAGGGAAAATGCTTATTGTATAATGATAAGTGAACacaaaaatatactatatatatgctgtattttttcaattatgtAGGAAATACAGATGACAAACTGCaaagtatgaaaataatttatgtgttaGAGTAGAGTAAAAGGATTAGTGTTTCCTAGTTTATATACGTTTCAATCCAACTGTTTCTGATAATTGACACAAAGCATATGTTAAAATCACAGTCTTTATGAAATAGGTAAGAATTTTGTCCATGAATAAGGCAGTTAGTGAAAAATACGTTTCCAGCCAGAGCATCTGATGAGAgcatatgtgtgagtgtgtgtgtgtgtgttctctgacAGAAGAGCACctagtcagggcgcctgggtggctcagatggttaagcgtctgccttcggctcaggtcgtgatcccaggatcctgggatcgagccccgcattgggctccctgctaggcggggagcctgcttctccctctgcctctgcctctctctctctctctgactctcatgaataaataaataaaacattttttaaaaaaataataaaataaaataaaaaagaagagcacCTAGGCAGTAAGTCATGTACTTCCCTTCACAAGTGCAAACCTGTATGTACAGAACTGCACCTGTTCTGCTCACCTCACGGTCAATGGGAGGGTTAAGGACACAGTAGCAGTGACAATAACTATCCCAGCACGTGCCTGCCTGGCACATTCTGTGCTCCAAACATGTTccttcaaaataaaagagaaacaatccCAAGGATTTCTTAAGGTGTGCTGCTATTGAATGTAATGTAAatactccttttcttctttggaagGCAGGAACTAGAGTTGAGCATTTGGGGAGGCCCTGCCCAATCCGAGGTTTCAGGAATCTGTAAGACTCTCTGGAATGAGTGGGACATGAACAACGGCAGGAATCACTCAAGAACTCTTACAAGAAGATCATAAACTTGTGGATTTCCCGGAAAAGCATTAAAATCTctgcatgtgtacgtgtgtgtgtaaaatgaactttttaaaaactaaggcaacaaacaaaataaatcacaaaCGCACACCTGCTGCAATATGAGCTTCCCTGGGCGGCAGGGCACGCCATGCGCCCTGAGGAAGCGTTTACCTTTACCTGGCCTTCTCTGACTCGGGTAGACATGCGGTGCTTTCTTCCTGGAGGGCTAGGCAAGGAAGTTCTTCCTGGAAGCTAGACAAGTTTCTGACACAGGCATGATCTATGAGGAAGACTatgtggccccttcctcctccgCTCTGCTTGTGGGACAGGACAGCCCTCAGGCTCTGCTCATTGAAGGACAGAACGTGCTGTGCACGGGCTGCGCCCGGAAGCCCCCTCCGGGTTAGATGCAACTCTCACAGTCTCCGTGCACTGGTCCGCTCTCGGGCCCCCAGAGCGGAGGCCACCCTCCACACCTGTGGACGCCAGGCTCCCTGACTCATAAATGCCTCTGTGCCCGAAACCTACCTGTTTCTTCTGGACCCTGAAGCGCACGCTTGTTCCTGCTGCTTTGGCTAGAGTTGCCCTCTCCTGCAGCGGGTGGTGCCAAGATCCCCTAAGAAGAGAGAAACCCCAAGTTACTGCAAAGACATCCGAGGTGCGGGAGGCGGCGGTGCGGGGCGAGCCCACGCCTGGGGCTGCAGCTGCTTGCTGCAAACTCACTTTCAGGGCCGAGGTGACAGCTGGAGCCTCCCGCACGGCTGCCCCGGGGGCTGCGGCTCCGGCCTGGGGGGGGCCTGGCAGCTGCTCTGCCTGGTGTTGCTGCAGCTCCGCCCGGAGGCTCCCCAGCTCGGCCTGAAGGGCGGCCACCCTGCAGAAAGCCAGCACCGAGAGGCAGCTGGCCGTCAGGGCCAGCAGCAGGGTCACGGCCAGCAGTGCTCCATCTTTGGAGAACGGGACAGAGGGGCTTTCCTTCAGGGGGAGGATGGAGACACACTCCCTCGGTTTCATTTCTTCTCCCCTCcgcaggcagggagagaggcatgACCGCTGGCCTGCGCAGCCATCCATGGCACTCCTGGAACTTTGGAGGTTCGGGCCTTTCGGGTGAGTGAGCGCAGGGAATGGATCATTTCCTGTGAGCTGTGCTTGCTGGTGTCCTGCACTGACTCCAGGGCCTGGCCCTGCTGTCGCCCGCAGGAGAGCTCTCCTGAGCCTCCCGCCGTCTGCCCCGCTGCATCCTGGCCCCCACTGTATGATAGGTCTTCCTGGCACTGGCCCTTCAATCCGATTGCCCAATCATTTCCTCATTTCACTTTCAgtttttgtaagaattttaatGGCATctcaagacacacacacacacgcacacacgggcCCCGTGCATCCCCCTACATGACGGGACTCGGGGTGTGGGCTGGCCCACCGGGGAGAGCCCTGCGGTCGTACAGGTGCGGGACGAGCATGGCAGGGCTGCCCCACTCGGGGCCACATGGCTCCGGGCGGCAGGGGGAAAAGAACACTGAGGTTCCTGGtgctgtaataaaaataattaatgtgaAGGTCAGATAAGCTAAGTGGCAGCCCTGAACTGTACTCAGCTGGAGAATGATTTATGAACGGTCTCTAAGTAGGAAACAGAATGAGACGTCCTCAGAGGAGGCATGGAAGTCCACTGGGGCACAGTTGCCTTATTATTGTCTCAGCAACGCAACACACAGAATGTGACCGAATCTGGGAGGTGTATTTAGAGTCCATCGGAGGCGTTCTTGCTCTGCGGGGGATGCATTTTGAGGGGAAACCTGTGCGCGCCCTTCCTCCTGGGACTGGCCACCCTGACAAGCCCTCCCACCGAGCTGCAAGTGGCCGCTCAGTGCAATGTGGGCTGGGAAACCCAGCCTTCTCTCCGGCTCCCAGTGCCTCCGCCCAGCCCCACCGCGAGCTGCTCTCTCCCTACAGTCCTTGTTAGGCTGACTCTGCCCCAACCTAATGGGCGTGCGAACAACCTGACTCAGCCCACAGACACTTTGGCTTCCAGTCTCTGCTGCTGGACTTGGTCTGGCTGCAAAGACAGCAGTCCTGCCCTGTCTCGATGGCGGGCTTCTGGACATTTCTCAGCTGCTCTGCCCCCAGCACGGGCGTATGGTCAGGAGCTCCCATCTCCACAGCATTCCTGGGCACGAGCCGAGGCCGGGACACGTGAGTCCTCTGTGTGCTCCGTGCCCCCTCCCGTTCCTGTGCCAGCTTCAAAGGGCAAGTTGCAGGAACCGTGTGAGCAAGGAGAAGGGCTCCAGAGCCAGGCTGTGAATCTCTCTGGGCAAAATAcatgtctcctcatctgtgaaatgggaggaTGGCTGTCCTTGAGAATTCTAACGAGCCTTATAGGAACGCAGAACAAACTATATTTAAGCTGCTTCCATTTCTCATCCAAGTTCACTCATTACGTCAAGTGTTTTTATTGCAGACGTCTCCGTGTGTGTCCCTCTGTAACGCCTGCAGGGGTCTGACAGCAGACCCCTGCAGGGAGTCGGCATATCTTCACCTTCACCAGGAGCCATGGAGCCCCCCCCGAGGGGTTCCCCACACTACGGGTGACGTCATCAGACACTCATTTTTACCTATTAGgactgttattttctttctttgtgtctgtGAGTGCTAAGacctttttaaatgacttttaaagaaCTTTAGAAAAACTTCACAAAGTTCTTTCAGAGATGACCTTGGTCCCCCACATCAGCCATTCTCCAATCTCTGAGGTGGAAGGACGTCTTCTGTGAGTGTGTGCCAGACATCAGGTGACCGCATCTTCTGTCCCAGCCCCTGTCAGCAGGCCCATCTTGGTGACACACAGTAGGTAACgttccagaaaaaaatagaattcgtTTGGGGACTATATTAGACCCTCTGTGTGAAAGTAAGGGAGACTCACTCAGGTTCCGTGTGTGTATTAGTATCACCTacatacatacagaaataaaagaattcaagGCAGAGCTAGAAACCTATCGCTCTCTTCTTTCACTCAGGACACTTGCAGCCGCTTCTTCCTGTGAGCCGACCTTCTTCCacttccgggggtggggggcacgctTCTCCACATTCTGCTGTAAAAAGTCCAAAGACAGGGACTAATTTGACTGTGTTAGAGAATTAGCCCTGCCTCCGTCACCCTTCGGGGCAAAGACCTTCATGGCCGACTGGCTCCGGAGAGAGCCACTGAGCAGCCTCCGTGCAGGTCGGCGTACAACAC
Above is a window of Neomonachus schauinslandi chromosome 3, ASM220157v2, whole genome shotgun sequence DNA encoding:
- the TNFSF13B gene encoding tumor necrosis factor ligand superfamily member 13B; amino-acid sequence: MDGCAGQRSCLSPCLRRGEEMKPRECVSILPLKESPSVPFSKDGALLAVTLLLALTASCLSVLAFCRVAALQAELGSLRAELQQHQAEQLPGPPQAGAAAPGAAVREAPAVTSALKGILAPPAAGEGNSSQSSRNKRALQGPEETVTQDCLQLIADSETPTIRKGAYTFVPWLLSFKRGRALEEKENKILVKETGYFFIYGQVLYTDNTFAMGHLIQRKKVHVFGDELSLVTLFRCIQNMPETLPNNSCYSAGIAKLEEGDEIQLAIPREDAKISRDGDGTFFGALKLL